DNA from Desulforegula conservatrix Mb1Pa:
GCAAGCACCATAGCCCTGCTCCACGATCTCGGCAAAAACGTTAAATTCCTTTTAAAAGAGCAAAATCCGAAAATAACAGATCTGATAGATTTTCTTGAAGCCGCAGAAATTGGGAACATACTCCTTAAATCATGGAATCTGCCCGAAAATATTTGTGAAGTTGTTAAGTTTCACATGCACCCCGGTTTCATGCATCCTGACGAACTTCCCCAGGGCATAAGGCCAGCGGTAATAAATCTGTATGTATCCCATCTGGTTTATGATCAGATACTAAGCAGCCAGACAATGGAAATCAAGTACGCATATGAGGATGAATGCCTTGATTTCCTAGGATGGAGCGGATATGATATAAAAAAAGTAATCGAGAAAATTCTCATGCCTGAATTTAAAAGAAGATCTTCTCTTTACCCGGAATCATTCAGAAAATTTCTTAAAATAGAAAAAACAGGATAGTACCTAACTCTTTTTTATCTTCCCATCGTCATAATTTGAACTCTTCTGGTAAATGAAAGGTCAAAGGTCGCTTTTTGAAAAAAGCTTGGCAAAAACTTTTCTGATTACCACTCTGCTTCAGCCATAGAAAGCATGGTTGATGGCATGGGCGGAGTCCTAAGAGCAACATAAATAAGTCTGTGAATCATGGACGGCAGATCATAGCGGCGATTGAATCTGTACTGAAATTCTGCAAGAT
Protein-coding regions in this window:
- a CDS encoding transposase; its protein translation is KAAVEHPSFKWVNIILGNLKNALKGTYHAINRKHVPRYLAEFQYRFNRRYDLPSMIHRLIYVALRTPPMPSTMLSMAEAEW